In the genome of Hemicordylus capensis ecotype Gifberg chromosome 10, rHemCap1.1.pri, whole genome shotgun sequence, the window ctagctgctcaacagcagcaaaatgcccctgttcaggcaagtcgcattcaaaatgtaaacagcagggggagcagtctcgcagcagcTAACAACtgcccccaaacagcaacttttccacaccggatatacgatgtccttgctctatatcacagcaattaaattcgcaacaaggcattggaaatgtgaacagtaccctgctgtctgcgtaaggactgcggtgtcatgacacaggaagtgtggaagcacacttccaagattcatcctgaccccgttgtagggtctaatctggaaagctctcaggcaaacctcactggggaggctattccataagcaGGGTgtaaccaccgaaaaggccctgtctctggtagCCAGTCaactcacctcatttggcaggggcacctggaggagggcctccgaagaagatcttaaggtttgggttgggatatatggggcaaggtgctctctcagtcAACCTGGACCAGGTCATTTAAGGTTTTacaggttaaaaccagcacttggtTTTAATTGGGCCTGGAATTGGACTAGGAGCCACTGCAGCTGACAAAGGCATTTAAGGCATTTATAAATGATAGGTGCCTTTGTGGAAGCAAAGCCATCTTGTGAAGGCTACATGGCAGAATCAACATCTGACCCAGTCAAAAAGCTGTGTGATCATGGGGAAATTGAATGGAAGGGAAGTCAAAGGAAACCTTCCATTATCTCTCGAAAAGAGAAGGGCTTCAGCTTTAATACAAAAGCACACAAGCTGCACCTTTTATGTTCGCCTTACTCTGGCATTATCAGCACGTTAAAAGCATAGAGGAACTCTGTTATGAGATCTCAATGCACACTTTCCTGTTTGTCCTTCGGCGGAACGGCAGGCAAGTTGCACCAAGAAGAACCTCTCTTCCATTAACACTTTCTGGGAAATAAAAACCGGGCTTCACACATTGACTGCAAACAGTGTGACCCAGCCAAAGTTTAccacttttaagtcccattgatttcagggtCACGTGTCCCTCTTTGCAACTCAGGCGCTCCCGCTGGAAGCCAGAGGGAGTCATTTCTCCCCAGCTACTTTACAAGCCACTTcttaatcctttttttttttttttttgctggttttTATAAGATCAAGAGCTAAAACCCTGGCTAAGCATATCAAGAGAGGATGTTGTGATACTTAGTTATGTACTAGCCGTTTGTATCCATTTATCTCCACTTGAACTTGCTGGGTCTGTTCGGCAGCTGGGAGAAAAgcgagtggggagtgggggggggggaattaattgTCCAATGAAATCCAGCTTAGCGGATAATGAACTTGACAGAGAGCTCCTTCCGCGGCctttgaggaggctgcaaaacgaCACGGGTTACAGGTGAACCGTTATTCACAGCGCCTCCGCTGGGGCCAGCGGGTTGCTCTTACAAGACAGTGCAGAAGCAAATTGCAGGTTAAAGGAAGTACAAGGAAATCCCCGCATGCTCCACACGAGGAAATATTAATGATGTCCTAGTTTTGGATAATCAGCGGCACCAGTCAAAAGTGTTACACCAGTCAAAAGTGTTACCGAGTTACACATCTTCCTCTTTCACAAAGGACTTCTCCCTTTGGGTACTGTGGCCAGTTTCATGATGGCAGCAGCAATGGTGCTCCTGGCAGTCCACAGAAGGCTTCGGGAAACGAGGGGTGGTGGCCCCAGGAATTGCAGTGTGGGAGGGAAGGTCCtagatgctgccttgccccacatttGTGacaggtcttgtggcagcaggcatgaattgtcccctttgctaagcagggccttccCCGGTTGacactggaatgggagactacaggtggaGCACTGCAAGGTACTCTCCtgcggggatggagctgctctgggaagagcatctgcatgcagaaggtttcgagttcctcCCCTAACCTCTCCAaataagggctgagagagattcctgcctgcaactttggagaagccaccgccagtctgtgtagaccagggctgctcaacctgagccctcatgcagatgttggcctataactcccataatccctagctattggccactgtgcctggggattatgggagttgtagtccaaaaactgttgGGGGGGCagtgttgagcaggcctggtgtggacaatactaagctaaatgggccaatggtctgactcgataccAGGCAGCCTCCTGTATTCCTATGTCCCTGGTGAGGGCCAGTCTTAGGGGTAGAAAGAAGTAGAaaggggcagtgtgcatttccccccttcccaaTATTTCCCTATCCCCCTTTCGCTCCTCCACCCAGAAGagtggaactttacagcaaagtgtcaaaaTACAGTTGTAGTATAGTATGGTCTTAGGGCTTGAATTCATTATATTAAAAGGCCTCCGCTGTTTAAAGTGGCCCCATGCGCTCACTCCTctgccccagaacaagcagcagaagccagcataACCAGGCAGgtgggagactcctccagcctcccaggagccagtcCAGCCCCTTCGCTTCCTTCCCAGAACTGGGCTTCTTGGTAAGACCATATGTGCAGACCGTATGTGGTGGGGTGCAGAGTCATCTCCCCTATACAGTTTTCCAGCTgccctggtactgacctctctccctaccccagtctttcctgccatgtGGTCTTGGGCAGGAAAAGAAAACTAGCCTGGGAAACGGATTGCAAGGTTTGGCTTAGTCCAGAAAGACAGTCGCCCCATTCACATGGccatgcatacccaggtcagaggcagtgttccttctaaggcgtgcgcatgtgctcacgtgttttttgatgtctgctcggttaattttagatcctgctcaggttgaatcaggagggccctaTTCCAAACgctcatgtgcacacactgccttgatactgccgcccaggacaaaatTCAATCCGCATTAGAGAGAACATTGTATGAGAcactggggctgttcacatggctgcacgggtgggggagaaggcagggttcaacctaccatCCCCCAGATGCCCACTGGCAGGTGTGCAAGTCATGCTCTGACACgacccacactgctgggagcagcatggatgaaTCTCCGCGTTGCTCCCAACAGCACAggtaaacagaggccgggactcatcgtcttggcctccaagaatcccacaatgcaccgcacgacACATGTGAAGCATTGGAGGATTCcaagagatgggcgctctaggcacctgtctctgtgtgcagccaggctagAAGCAGCCCGGCTTGCACGTGAGCAAGTaccccaggttaagggagcactcactccctcaACCTTGGCTGGaagccaagctaaaaagccaggctaggtggtgctggcctgccaggatcgggcccaatcccagtggttctcatgcgcagccaaacccaggctggacgtccctagcctgggttaggcggtgcctgagaacagcctcaccatTATCTACTTGCAGCCCTTAAAATGTCCATTCCTTGTCCAGAGGGGTGTTGATAACAGATGCCTCTCCACACCTTCACTGTATTCTTGGGGTTAATTAGAAGGGCTCTATCAAATTCAGAAATGGCTTACAAAATATAAccaggcagcagtggcttcttTCCTGACGTCCAGCCACCTGTGCAGCCCAATTTCCCATGAACTTTGCTCTATCTCCCCCCAACTTCACTGGAGGAGGTGCCTTCACATCCACCACACTGGGGCTGAAAAGTAAAAACATCCACCTGAGAGGGTGAAGGAGACAGAAGTGTGGGGTGGAGAATACCAAGTAATGAGGGGGGGGGACTACGATAAGAAAAGATTGCATTGGAAGCATTCTGCCTGAAGATATCAGAGTTGCATCTATGTGGTGCATGGCTTAAGCAAGTTCACCCTTGATCGTTGCTAAGCAATGGCGAAaaaggggacagagagagagagagagagagagagagagagagagagagagagagagagagagcccacatGGGAGCATATATGAAGAGAGACTTGGAAATCACAAGAGTGACTACAAGATTAAACAGAGATGCTCCCCAGCACAGTCTGGTTTGCAACATATGCTAAGATGCTCAATACCTCCACCCTCCTTCCCAAACCACTGGCAGCCTCCACATCCGCTGTCAGAAAGTGGTCTAGCTTCTCCATCACAAGCAAACCCTgcaggcagagagagcaggctgcTTCCTAGAGCGCTGGCTAACCACACACACGGGCCAGAACAGTTCGCATCTGCCTCGGATCCAAAAGGTAAGCCCTTGCCTTGTAGTTTGTCTTGCGATTGGTGTAacggcactctctctctctatccgtgTGCCACACAGCGATGGGGAAACAACACCTTTATGatctggctgctgtgttctgctGGGGTTAAAGAGCTGGGCGGTTGATTATAAACCGCATGTTTTCGATAGGAAACTGGGCTCAAATGATAGAATACGGGGCATGTAAAGATGCAGACTTGTAAGACTGCTACAGTATTTGTATTCTGGGCTTACAGTACACCTGTCACCTGGATGAGATTGTCAGCATCCACATGGGGAATGcccaggcagtggtggtgggagggggagaaatgtcGACTTCTTGGGGCATTTGTAAAATTCGTCTCTGGTTTTGGACATGATGGTTGACACAATCACAAAATTTTTGGACAGTCACTGTCACACTAAGTGTCAGCATAGGACCAAGACGCAcgtacatgcatgcatgtgtgtgtccgtgtgtgagagagagtataCACACATGTGTATCTGTGTTAATGCACACTGATCAGTTTCACAATTTGATACGGCAGTAGTGGCACtagaaaaaaaattgagggggggcacagaaggggcaaagtgcatttatggatgAGCAAACTGTGTCCCACATCTTAGATTACAGAATTAGGGGGCAGGTGAGGGAGGGGGCAAACCACTTGTCCGAGGGGATGCTTCCCCCTACCAACCTGCTGATGGATCCGCTCTTCTTGTTGCTGACAAGATATACCTTTGAGTGCATCGAAGTCTCCCCTTTTAAAGTCCTCTATCAATGAAGCCACTATCGCTTTCTGTTTATTAGTATTATAGCTATCTCTGGTCAGTTTCACCTTTGCACAGGCAGTCTTTAGAGTCCCCAAATCCACACAAACTCTGGAGTGTTCACCTGCAGTGCTGGGGTTGGTTTTAGTTTTTACGTGACAGCATCAAGGGATaattcccccctcctcctacaATCATAAATACTCTGGAGTGTCTATCTTTTTATCATCTGGGATTACACACCATATGCTGGGGCATTTGCCAGATGTCTCGATCATTTCACAGGCATTCAACTTTTATTCTTAACCTGTGTTTTTGACGTTTGCTAATGGCTTATCTATGCAGAGAGAGTGACATTTGCCACTGGTGACAGATGTCAGTGGACACACAATCAACCACTTGCAAGAccacgggaggagagctggtcttgtggtagtgagcatgaattgtcccctttgctaagcagggtctgcattggtttgcatttaaatgggagactacaagtgagctctgtaagacattcttcttaggggatggggccgtggtcagtggaagagcacctgcttgcttgcaagcagaagtcccaggttctggagcagtgctggtcttgtggtagcaaacatgaaattttgctttgctaagcaaggtcctctctggtttgcatttgaatgggagactacatgtgtgagagcactgtgagatattccccttaggggatggggccactgctAAGTGGAAAAGCAATCCTTGGCACCtcctggaagagactcctgcctgcaatcctggagagctgctgccagtcagtgtggacaatacttaactagatggaccaagggtctgactcagtataaggcagttcccctatgttccatttctttccttcatCTATCAGTAagtctgctcccccaccccctgttcttTACCAAGCATATGTGCAAAAtggttgtaaatcgcccagaaacggaagtttggggcggtcttaCAGATTTGATAAACAAACATCTGAAGGGCCCCCTCCCACAAAAGGAAGCatacatccccccacccaccccacaccaaaCACACCGTCTCTTAAAGCTGTGCTTTCATTTATGACTAGAAAAGAATCcgggtggtgcagtggttagagtgctggtttATAAAACTACGCCCCGGTTGGAGCAGAGATGAGGTGGCCTTCCTCTCCTGCATTTCTGGCAcgcagaggtcaccccatgaaatggaCTGGAAGGAGATTCTGGACAGGTGGGGGAAAGCCCGGCTTCACACCATTCCTAATCCAcgtgtggaatttgctgccacagaatgtgctgatggccactagcttataCGGCCTTAAAAGGAGATGAGTTAGAATCGTGGGGGAATAGCTGTTAGGCATGACACCCCCCATGTTCGGGGGCAACCGCCGAATGCCAATCGCTGGGGGAGCAACAAGAGGGCCTTCCGTGGCCTTCTGGAAGGAACCAGTGTATTCCAGCAGGCATTCCCTGTCAGTCATCCGAGTGCATTCCCTAAGATCCTTGACTTTTTGTCAGGAGTGCATCTATCCAAGTGAAgggtgtggccattggggtgggcgtggctatgggggctgtcatggagagcaaagcacctgcacttctgaatttgcaaccacATCACTGCCTGAAACCAAACATTGTCGTATATCCCAGGTATGcaatgtgttacctgagcctgtgggtgaccatagtggggggggggaaggcagcagcaTCAAAAACAGGAGTCCCTGCTGTAACTTGAGCATTATGGAAATCTTATTCCCCGCCCCCTGTTTCCTGGGTTTCTTGTGAGGTGGGGTCCACTGGTGCTCATTCCCAGCTCTTTTTTCATTCTGCTGTGACTGACCTGAGGGAGTATACTTtgagctgagaaatttcccactctttttgttcaagccctccttgtTGCTGAGTTCTATTAGCTCTTCTCACCTGGTtgtcaggaagagagctggtcttgtggaagcaagcatgacttgtccccttagctaagcagggtctaccctggttgcatatgaaagggagactagaagtgtgagcattgtaagatattccccttaggggctggagccactctgggaagagcatctagggtccaagttccttccctggcatcagccaagacagggctgagggagactccagcctgtaaccttggagaagccgctgccagtctgtgtaggcaatactgagctagatggacctatggtctgactcagtatatggcagcttcctatgttcctatgtaactgacctctgagtctgcaaacattctgctccattgagttgCATTGGAGTTGGGGTTTCTCCCCCTCTAGATTTTTGGTGAAACCAACATATCTGCCCCAAGTTTATTGGTACCTCCCTTTCACCCACAGAGGCTCCATTTATGCATCCATTAGGATCATAAGGCACAAGGGCTCAAAGAAATATATGACTATTTATTAGACATTATTTACCATTTGTACACTGCTTTTGTGCCATAGTTATTTTATGTATTGCATgcatatcctgcccttcctcaaggCAGAGCACCCAGTTCTTCTTCCCACTATCTTGACAAGTCTATAAGGTAGACTGAGAGAAAGAGCCTGCCCCAGAAccaccagtgagcttcatggccaagtggGGATTGGAACCCGAGAGACTCTAgtccaggggtaggcaatcttggttCTCACTATCTCAGCTTACATAGGTCTTCTAGATCAGAGGTAAGCAACCTTGTGTCTCCAGCGGTTGCTGAACTAccaatcccatcacccccagccacaatttattgggagttgtagttcaacaacatctggagagacaaGGCTGCCTACCCTACCCTAGTCAAAGTCCAAAACCTTAGCCACTACACTGCACTGGCTCTCAATGGGTGTCCAatcagttcacaacaaaacagtGGGGAAGCAATATTCATTTCAAAACACTTAATTCAGAACTAAAATCAGCAATGGTCAAACAAGGAAAACTGCAGATAAAGGAGTGACACAGTaccattgttttaaaaagtgaggTTAAACTAAACCAAATAGGGATGAGAAAATAAATAGGGTTCAACTCCCCTCCAATGGCACAGCGGggcaatgacttgactagcaagccagaggttgccggttcgaataactgctggcatgtttcccagacaatgggaaacacctctattaggcagcagcgatataggaagatgctgaaaggcatcatctcagactgcgcaggaggaggcaacagtaaacccctcctgtattcttccaaaggcagccacagggctctgtggccaccaggagtcgacaccaactcgacggcacactttaccttttacccctctataaaaagaagggagggagggagcagagggCAAAGGATCAAATACTCCACTTCCCTCGCTACCTCCCCCATCAAATCAGAATCCCTGCTCCCCCTACACAGCTGCATTagtacacactagggatgtgcacgaaccggttcggaggccatgctggaggcctctgaaccggttcagaaacGGACATGTCCGggggtccggcactgagggggggtctacctttaagggcaggggggtagaacttccccctcccgccgctcttccccctccagcactgcatttaaaattgaagttttcgaggcggcagcgttcctccctgccacccctgcccccgtcattgcccggaagaagctgtaatagaagcacgcatgcgcgcgtcgCGGCGTGCGCGTGCTTGTCGCTGGCGGCGCACGCACACATGGTGGTGACACCATGGGGAAATGGCATGAGAGATGGGTTGACTGGCAAGAAGGCAAAACGACATCACACAcaacttccttcttcctgtcCCTACAGAAAAGCAAGAAAGGGGGAGACTGTTGGAGTGAAGGAAGGAATAGGGGGTGTGGTTtcaaaaagggaaagggggaggggcaccATGTCATGCTCTGTCTCGGGCAGCTAAATGGGGGCGATTCCAagagtaacggaatcaggcacgtTACCACCTTTTTAAATGACTGTAGCCAAAAGCAAATGTTCAAGACAATCATATCtatgcccactggcaagagaatgtCTCCtattataaggccatattttttacAAAATCCTTAAATGTTTTAGTGTCTGAAATGCGCAAAATACATCGATAACAGAATCAGAATTTGTGGGAAATTCTGGGAAGGAGAGGAAATCCTTGGAAAGGAGATGAAGTTACTTCATGCTTTTTGCACGTTTCGGACACCATCTATAATATTTTAGGGTTCTGTAAAAAATTGGCCTAAAATTAGGAGATGGTCTTTTGCCAATGTGTATATATAAAATCGACTTGAagatttgcttatggctacaaacactgaaaaagtggtaacatgcctgattctgttacccttggaattccTGATTCCATTACTCATGGGCCAGCACTGGCATAAATGCATTTGGCCCGAAGACACGGTTTTCAAAtgctaacattttttaaaaaatgctacaaGTCCTTTTCACCAACATCTTGCTTCTCATGCTTCTGATGCCACCAACCCTGTGATTCTTTAAAGAGGACAAACGTTCTACGCCACAAAATTTCATCTAGCAAAGAAACCTCCTTGGGAAGGAGGCTATTTGTCTAAACGAAGCTCCATCCCTCAACCCATATGCAAGATAATCCTGTTATCCATTTTGTATTGCTAAATTCCTGTTGAAACAGAAAATGTATGTAGGCTGTTGTACTGAGATATATGGGCTGTTGTATGTTGCATGTTTGAATTTACGTCTTTCTCATCtccttttttcattattattgCTACAGGGGGGGAAATCCTTTCTCCTATCAGCAGAAACAGGGGTTGCTGCAGACGGATGATAATTCCACCGTGCTATTTCATTGACAGCCAGCGGAGCCTGACAGACAGAAGGACCAAAGGGAAGAGATTGCACTCGGAAATCTTGGAGCCGCAATGCACTGGCTGCTCAATGGAACTCCTTCACACCTTACTTGATTTATACAAATCCAGAATGAACCATGTCTCTTTGGGATTATGTTGTGTAGGAGGGAATAATACAAGAAGGCACACACGCACAAAATGCACACGAAATAATTTTCTAGCTCTTTGGGGGATGTGTGGATATCATCAGATTCAAAGCAAGACGGGTGAGTGATGGATACAGGAGGAGCGCTGAAACGGATGGTTGGATTTCTCAAGACATGGGGACATGGGAAGGGAGGTCCgcaggagggaaggagggtggaGACCCATTTGCAGGGAGTGCGGGGCGAGCTCTCCCAGGCCCAAATCAGATTCAGGTGCAGATGAGACATGAACATaacggatcaggcccaagaaggcccatctagtccagcatcctgtttcacacagtggcccaccagatacctttgggaagcccacaggcaagagctgagggcatgccctctgtcctgctgtggctcccctgcaactggtactaacaGACAACTTAATGGAGGTTGGGGGGACATTTTCAGTGACATCATGGCATAAGGAGAAAGGCTTAGGATGGCCCTATGCTGCACTCCAAGGGCTGATCCAATCTCTAGCGCTTTGCCTAAGGATCTAAAGACTGTTCCCCCAGCCACCGAGGGCTCAGATAGCTGCTGCTAAGCAGAGTAAGTGGTGCcccattctcatgatcatgaaTAGCCCAGGCATGCATGATCATGTGAATGGAcatgctgccccacttctctggaactcccttccccttcagattcgtctagccccttccttcctgatttttaaatctctattgaagacttttctttttcaccaggcttttgccctgtagtttacctatttggtttttttcttttttgttggttACTTTAAttcttaatttagaatgtaattttaatgttgtcttgctttgcatgttctcgtacaccgcccagagtcttcggtatattatttattattattgggcggtatatttattattattattattattattattattattattattaggctcagagcagtttacaaagagaaataacaaacaaataagatggatcccggtccccaaagggctcacattctaaaaagaaacataagacacacaccagcaacagtcactggaagtactgtggagccagcgtggtgtagtggttagagtgctggactaggaccagggagaccagagttcaaatccccactcagccatgacactagctgggtgactctgggccagtcacttctctctcagcctggcctacttcacagggttgttgtgaaagagaaactcaagtatgtagtacaccgctctgggctccttggaggaagagcgggatataaatgtaacaacaacaacaactgctactactgctgctaggTCATATTGGCCAAAGAGGCAGgcgctcgctcgcttgctctccctccctccctccctcccccccccacatacacatacTTTCAAATCCTGCCTAGTGGAAAAGGGAGGCCATCCTTTgtgccttaaaaaaagaaaagaaaagaaaattaacaAGACGCAAAATGCATCTGAGTGCATGTCAACTTTTTGCAGCCGCACTGGGCATGTGGCACAACATCTGCTATAGAAGCACCCCAAAGCCAAAGGCAGGCGAGCTGGGCGACTGCCAATTCTCTCCAGAACTTTtttcgccccctccccacccccatcccagcaAGGCTGTCAATAACTGGACAGATGGCATCGGATATGcgggcggtgggaggggggaggggagcggggagcTTCGTTAACAACAACCCAAATACGTTGAATGATTCCAACTCCATTCGGCACCACCAGGCCCTTGCCTCCTGAACCTTGCAGCCATTTGGCATGCAAAGGCAGTGTGGGCTCCTGAAACCGAGAGAAGGGCTGGATTTGATTAGAGCGGGCGAGTGGAAACAATACGCTGTGGAAGCTAAGGCTGTGGAAGCCCGTTTGGAACTGCCAAGTCTGCCAGACGGACACATTCCTAATCGGTTCCCCTAACTGTGCCACGGCGGAGGGTGTGGAGACGCGAGCGAGAATGTAGGTCAGGAGATGATCGCATGACGCAGTTCCAAGCCCCCAGCCGCACAGAGGTGAAAAGCCTGCAGGGATAGGCTCAACCGGCGTCTGCAGTGTTGGAGTCACTCACGGTGGCAGCCCACACAATCGAccttagggtaggagaagcctcctaccttaAGTCGGGAGCTGTGCGCGCTCCCGGTTTTCGATCGTGTGTCTGTTAAAGACAAGGTGGGAGGCGAGGAGCTTGATCGTGAGCTAagccctgtggtgtttttggttaatccgttccttgatccgggccagcttttgaatgatgcttcagttacttgtattctagtcctgggttagaggcggggctaagaaaaacagccagcagcaagagcacagaaaaacaGTCTGCACTGGCCTCTCTGTATGTACAGcctatctatttcattaaaccattgctattcctgattccactccccTGCCTTGTCCTTGTATACCACAACTCTCCCCTCCGGATTCTACAAGCCCCAGCTGCGTAGGACTAGCATACCCTGCCCAGATTCCACCCCCAGCTTCggaatgaggtaggaagaaaaaccaCCTTACTCAAATGTCCTTCCAAACACAAGTGTCCCAAATGCATAGAATCTGCCGACGTTTCCAATTATCGTATGACGCTGATCCTCTGGGGAGCACAGGGGTTCCGGAACCGTGTGCACTCTGTCACAAA includes:
- the LOC128334678 gene encoding uncharacterized protein LOC128334678 produces the protein MLRCSIPPPSFPNHWQPPHPLSESGLASPSQANPAGRESRLLPRALANHTHGPEQFASASDPKGGEILSPISRNRGCCRRMIIPPCYFIDSQRSLTDRRTKGKRLHSEILEPQCTGCSMELLHTLLDLYKSRMNHVSLGLCCVGGNNTRRHTRTKCTRNNFLALWGMCGYHQIQSKTGPSQEEKKRYTTARLNIKAVQVRSDIGIPDPHHQGASEHRFNWEKILFQSNCKGTSGAERKQSSEGAQLFLTEEMLISSEETTRFPGTLCENQGP